A window of Thermococcus aggregans contains these coding sequences:
- a CDS encoding DsbA family protein — MKRVIFFFIVVLLLTSGFSIYSWKQCEDENKEMLEDVYTEFETNRWELENIGQTFEYLLQNNASDEVILLYTIAYRDHVFVVKNVFDILCAHSKEGKEKFLKLSNAMTNLHVFLNSAAVRPHERRRMMLSENLETLKQFDVLFEELNKYRSPYGIPDTLPERFLKVSNDLHIVEQGGS; from the coding sequence GTGAAAAGAGTTATTTTCTTTTTCATTGTTGTACTTTTGCTTACTTCAGGTTTTTCAATCTACTCATGGAAACAATGCGAAGACGAGAATAAAGAGATGTTAGAAGACGTCTATACAGAATTCGAAACAAATAGATGGGAACTTGAAAACATTGGACAAACGTTTGAGTACTTACTCCAGAATAATGCCTCTGATGAAGTTATTCTCCTTTACACTATAGCTTACAGAGATCACGTATTTGTTGTTAAGAACGTCTTTGACATTCTGTGTGCCCACTCCAAGGAAGGAAAAGAGAAGTTCTTGAAACTCAGCAATGCAATGACAAATTTACATGTTTTCTTAAATTCCGCCGCTGTTAGACCCCATGAAAGACGCAGAATGATGCTGAGTGAAAACCTCGAAACGCTGAAACAGTTCGATGTTTTGTTTGAGGAGCTCAATAAGTATAGAAGTCCTTATGGCATCCCAGATACTCTACCAGAGCGTTTTCTTAAGGTTTCAAATGATTTGCATATTGTTGAGCAAGGCGGGAGTTGA
- a CDS encoding GNAT family N-acetyltransferase codes for MKPIIREARPEDRPFIEEIAKLTWEGEDYLARVFDSWVKDGNFYVLELEGKAIGTAKLTILPDKVGWLEGLRVHPSYRKRGFGRLIQNFMLHRGKELAEKGVINALEFATYFLNKESIAMAKKDGFKVVKRYYALGKPVKEVKPSKPSNSTISSLEELEYTDYIPVGWKFVHKVPEALEWLKKKAVVKECNGTKFMVPKDSESAFVPFRISKDYVSKALPCMAHEALSQNQKYIEIMVPEENEEALEPLRELGFEVWDNCKEPNALVFRKVLS; via the coding sequence ATGAAACCCATTATCCGCGAGGCAAGGCCGGAAGATAGACCGTTCATCGAGGAAATTGCAAAGTTAACTTGGGAAGGTGAGGATTATTTAGCAAGAGTTTTTGATAGCTGGGTGAAAGATGGAAACTTCTATGTTCTTGAGCTGGAAGGAAAAGCTATTGGAACAGCAAAGCTCACAATTTTACCTGATAAAGTCGGCTGGCTTGAGGGGCTTAGAGTTCACCCCAGTTACCGAAAACGGGGTTTTGGAAGGCTAATCCAAAACTTTATGCTTCACAGGGGAAAAGAACTTGCAGAAAAAGGCGTTATTAATGCTTTAGAGTTCGCGACCTACTTCCTTAACAAAGAGAGCATTGCAATGGCAAAGAAAGATGGGTTTAAGGTAGTAAAACGCTACTATGCCTTGGGAAAACCTGTAAAAGAAGTTAAACCTTCGAAACCATCTAACAGCACAATAAGCTCTCTTGAGGAGCTCGAATACACAGATTATATTCCAGTGGGGTGGAAGTTCGTTCATAAAGTGCCGGAAGCTTTGGAATGGCTTAAGAAAAAGGCAGTCGTCAAAGAGTGTAATGGGACTAAGTTTATGGTACCCAAAGACTCCGAGAGTGCCTTTGTCCCGTTTCGCATTTCAAAGGACTACGTGAGCAAAGCCCTCCCGTGTATGGCTCATGAAGCTTTAAGCCAAAACCAAAAATACATTGAAATTATGGTGCCTGAAGAGAATGAGGAAGCACTTGAACCCCTCAGAGAACTCGGCTTCGAGGTATGGGACAACTGCAAGGAGCCAAATGCGTTGGTGTTCAGGAAGGTGCTGAGTTAG
- a CDS encoding MFS transporter, with product MKSRLYYLFILTTVMRIIGDAIENIALPWHLLDETASLLSVAGYSLASMLPWVIAPPLMGHFLDRTEKKVRLAFIALFIQSFFALTIIKFASNIWAFYALISLISALDVLHRYFGFTLIASMTLEESELQKLNAKVQTVGDVTSLLVFPIVGYLAYLFGVRLMLLDAVFLLIGALLLIPYINIPVRREERIEYESKSTHLEVSRRIVFAGIALVLLFNFAIAPARIFVFGALKNLTRGEVIYGLLNSVGTLGSLTGAIGITLFAHKCKIGISKPLFIGMILQSFAVLLLGLPSLVLLFAGILILNFGRQVLNISFDSLFQRVIPLEKLGTYRGIFDALATLIIPLSQLTFAWLIEHGIGVSMLAVVVSGFSVLSAMIFSALIYGTKNNRKGFKI from the coding sequence ATGAAATCAAGGCTTTACTACCTTTTCATTCTCACGACTGTAATGAGAATAATAGGCGACGCTATAGAGAACATAGCTCTGCCGTGGCACCTCCTAGATGAAACCGCATCACTCCTCAGCGTGGCAGGCTATTCTTTAGCCTCCATGCTTCCTTGGGTTATAGCACCGCCTTTAATGGGCCACTTTCTTGATAGGACTGAGAAAAAAGTTAGGCTAGCTTTTATCGCATTGTTCATTCAGTCCTTCTTTGCCCTGACAATAATAAAATTTGCTTCAAATATTTGGGCATTCTATGCTTTAATTTCACTGATCTCAGCTCTTGATGTTCTTCATAGATACTTCGGCTTTACGCTCATAGCTTCCATGACCCTTGAGGAGTCTGAGCTTCAAAAGCTCAATGCAAAAGTACAAACCGTTGGAGATGTAACTTCTCTTCTTGTGTTTCCCATCGTAGGATATCTTGCTTACCTCTTTGGAGTCCGGCTTATGCTCTTGGATGCAGTTTTTCTTTTAATTGGAGCCCTGCTTCTCATTCCATATATTAACATTCCAGTGAGACGGGAAGAAAGGATTGAATACGAAAGCAAATCTACCCACCTTGAAGTTTCCCGCAGAATTGTTTTTGCAGGAATTGCATTAGTTTTGCTCTTCAACTTTGCAATAGCCCCAGCAAGGATTTTTGTCTTTGGTGCCCTCAAAAATTTGACCAGAGGAGAGGTTATTTACGGTCTGCTGAACTCAGTTGGAACTTTAGGGAGCTTAACTGGTGCAATTGGAATAACTCTTTTTGCTCATAAGTGTAAAATCGGGATTTCAAAGCCCCTCTTCATAGGAATGATCCTTCAAAGCTTTGCGGTTCTGCTTTTGGGCTTGCCTTCGTTAGTCCTACTTTTTGCCGGAATTTTAATCTTGAACTTTGGAAGACAGGTTCTAAACATTTCCTTTGACAGTCTGTTTCAGAGGGTAATCCCGCTTGAAAAGCTCGGCACTTACAGAGGAATTTTTGATGCATTGGCTACCCTTATAATTCCATTATCACAGCTGACTTTTGCATGGTTGATTGAGCATGGTATTGGTGTTTCAATGCTGGCTGTTGTAGTGTCTGGATTTAGTGTCTTGAGCGCGATGATTTTTTCCGCGTTAATATACGGCACCAAAAATAACCGCAAAGGATTTAAGATTTAG
- a CDS encoding GNAT family N-acetyltransferase — protein sequence MQILPLTEEHLNEFITLYIEFFRELRGKQGWSPDEEEVYKKEAENYFKRGDMVFLAVEEGKSTGFIRVSSREGCFWIEELFVRPEFRGRGIGRALVERAEEEVRKHDDTLYLFVLPQDKDAIAFWKKLGYDVINTIELVKNLKPTPRDEGFHTIEFLGEKFRIFRWKYEKLTEKEKEFLELLDGFYKRGGTKEEFLRIVNKALKEWLK from the coding sequence ATGCAGATTCTTCCCCTGACTGAGGAACATCTCAACGAGTTTATCACCCTCTACATAGAATTCTTCCGCGAGCTTAGGGGAAAGCAAGGCTGGAGTCCAGACGAGGAAGAGGTATACAAAAAGGAAGCAGAAAATTACTTTAAGCGCGGCGATATGGTCTTCCTTGCCGTAGAAGAAGGCAAATCTACCGGCTTTATAAGGGTCTCCTCAAGGGAAGGTTGCTTCTGGATAGAGGAGCTTTTCGTAAGGCCGGAGTTCAGAGGGAGGGGAATAGGAAGGGCGCTCGTTGAGAGGGCTGAGGAAGAGGTAAGAAAGCACGACGATACCCTCTACCTCTTCGTCCTGCCGCAGGATAAGGACGCAATAGCCTTCTGGAAGAAGCTTGGCTACGACGTAATAAACACGATTGAGCTGGTGAAGAACTTGAAACCCACACCAAGGGACGAAGGCTTTCACACGATTGAGTTTCTTGGAGAGAAGTTCAGAATCTTCCGCTGGAAATATGAGAAGCTCACTGAGAAGGAGAAAGAGTTTTTAGAGCTGTTGGATGGATTTTACAAAAGGGGAGGAACCAAAGAAGAATTTTTAAGAATCGTGAACAAGGCATTAAAGGAGTGGCTTAAGTGA
- a CDS encoding GNAT family N-acetyltransferase produces MIRRTKIEDRNILEEIHAGKPPWENFEVYLKAIRNSGGDIFLYEDKGEIELLPFNGKAHIHILWVREECRGRGIGSGLLAFAEKWAKERGLRGLSVIPEDGNAMRFYVKNGFEVRNWQVKGVKDVVDCDVRIETYYGDPPKFSNLSAVYTSGLFLWSLHKKAPRFRFGHFAILLVDEGCCANVVIYGKRLNKKIVKIAECLAGKIGKRMFLQVWMKDWEILEEEGFKKIGEVKWMEKVFT; encoded by the coding sequence ATGATAAGGAGAACAAAAATTGAGGATAGGAATATTTTAGAAGAAATACATGCTGGAAAACCTCCATGGGAAAACTTTGAAGTTTACCTAAAAGCCATTAGAAACTCTGGTGGAGACATATTTCTTTACGAAGATAAGGGGGAGATTGAGCTTTTACCGTTTAATGGAAAAGCCCACATTCACATTCTTTGGGTGCGGGAAGAATGTAGAGGCAGAGGAATAGGTTCAGGGCTTTTGGCATTTGCCGAGAAGTGGGCAAAGGAACGAGGTCTAAGAGGGCTAAGTGTAATTCCAGAAGATGGAAATGCTATGAGGTTTTATGTGAAAAATGGATTTGAAGTTAGAAATTGGCAGGTGAAGGGCGTAAAAGATGTGGTAGATTGTGACGTGAGAATAGAGACATACTATGGGGATCCTCCAAAGTTTTCGAACCTTTCAGCCGTTTATACTTCCGGTCTTTTTCTTTGGAGTCTCCACAAAAAAGCCCCTCGATTTAGATTTGGGCACTTTGCGATACTTCTTGTTGATGAAGGATGCTGTGCAAATGTTGTTATCTATGGGAAGAGACTTAACAAAAAAATTGTGAAAATTGCGGAGTGTCTTGCTGGAAAAATCGGAAAAAGAATGTTCCTTCAGGTTTGGATGAAAGACTGGGAGATTTTAGAGGAAGAAGGTTTTAAGAAAATCGGTGAAGTTAAGTGGATGGAAAAGGTTTTCACTTAA
- a CDS encoding ArsR/SmtB family transcription factor, translating to MLLSDNMNAEELAKMLDGLGHPLRLKIVALLARENRAMYLNEIANSLGINRALAKVHLKKLEAAGIVKSKVVLDEERGKALRFYELVPFNIHLSPDVLKEVVE from the coding sequence ATGTTATTAAGTGATAACATGAATGCTGAAGAACTTGCCAAGATGCTAGATGGACTTGGACATCCGCTCAGACTTAAGATAGTTGCACTGCTTGCAAGAGAAAATAGGGCGATGTACCTTAATGAGATAGCAAACAGTCTTGGAATAAACAGGGCATTAGCTAAAGTTCACCTCAAAAAGCTTGAGGCAGCAGGAATCGTCAAGAGTAAAGTGGTGCTTGATGAGGAAAGGGGAAAAGCTCTGAGATTTTATGAGCTTGTACCATTTAATATTCATCTCTCGCCTGATGTCTTGAAGGAGGTGGTGGAATGA
- a CDS encoding MFS transporter — MKWSEIPRDAKAYMLYHTIIAPQLIVWTLLPLYMMYSGYSVLEVGAFFTAVNIIAIPLTYLLGRAFNKWDIKKGLMVIDALDGIAYVLYGFAKGTIAPIMLFAGRTVEKLSTVLYPLYRAYEQIIYPEDKYKEIFAWHLRLPEIARLVTFPILGYLFGYVFPKPEHYRLAFIFFGLLSIATMTYIWLFLPSVGKEERITPKDFTFKAGEFKLLLTFEALLTLAWALAPEIVLINYVVFVLKNTIFEVTLIACASSIASIIGTYASERVPKGKSFQAIGVGMFLSALYALIMTLSPPFWLALVAYVIESFGDTFWFPFYRSWQFSLVPKERASEFHAAISSYNRLIGLITPFVAGALASVHATLPYAASLVLFLMAGVMFWVLAQRGEKPHASPI, encoded by the coding sequence ATGAAGTGGAGCGAAATCCCTAGAGATGCCAAAGCCTACATGCTCTACCATACAATCATAGCTCCACAGCTCATAGTGTGGACTCTCCTTCCGCTCTACATGATGTACTCTGGCTACTCCGTCCTTGAAGTCGGGGCGTTCTTCACAGCCGTCAATATCATCGCGATTCCGTTAACTTATCTCCTTGGAAGGGCCTTTAACAAATGGGATATAAAGAAAGGGCTTATGGTAATTGACGCTCTTGATGGGATAGCCTATGTCCTTTATGGCTTTGCTAAAGGAACCATAGCACCTATCATGCTCTTTGCGGGAAGGACGGTAGAGAAGCTCTCCACAGTGCTTTACCCCCTTTATCGAGCTTATGAACAGATAATTTATCCTGAAGACAAGTATAAGGAGATATTCGCCTGGCACCTTCGTCTGCCGGAGATAGCGCGACTGGTAACGTTCCCAATCCTTGGTTACCTCTTCGGCTATGTCTTCCCAAAGCCGGAGCACTACCGTTTAGCGTTCATCTTCTTCGGGTTGCTCTCAATAGCCACTATGACATATATCTGGCTGTTTCTACCATCTGTAGGGAAAGAAGAGAGGATAACACCAAAGGACTTCACCTTCAAGGCCGGCGAATTCAAACTCCTCCTCACTTTTGAGGCTTTGCTCACACTAGCCTGGGCCCTCGCCCCCGAGATAGTTCTCATAAACTATGTTGTTTTTGTGCTCAAAAATACCATCTTCGAGGTAACATTAATAGCCTGCGCGAGCAGCATAGCCTCAATAATCGGCACATATGCCAGCGAAAGGGTTCCAAAGGGGAAGAGCTTCCAGGCGATAGGAGTTGGAATGTTCTTGAGTGCTCTCTATGCCTTAATAATGACACTATCACCTCCGTTCTGGCTGGCACTGGTAGCTTATGTTATTGAGTCCTTTGGCGACACCTTCTGGTTCCCCTTCTACCGCTCATGGCAGTTCTCGCTGGTTCCAAAGGAGCGCGCCAGCGAGTTCCACGCGGCGATATCGAGCTATAACAGACTTATTGGCCTCATTACGCCGTTCGTGGCTGGCGCTCTGGCGAGCGTCCACGCGACGCTACCATACGCGGCTAGTTTGGTGCTATTTTTGATGGCGGGAGTGATGTTCTGGGTGCTGGCACAGAGAGGCGAGAAACCTCACGCCTCCCCCATCTGA
- a CDS encoding ABC transporter ATP-binding protein, with protein sequence MESSTKSSLSLLRRFIGEALSHRRTLAVVLFSIIGSALATLAPPYLLSVAIDRYILPGNYGRFWVIALLYLLALVAGWFFATLQTFYIEVFGQKVLRDLRARLHEKVLRSSLDFFKDKSTGDLVSRIVNDTGIVNDVLVSGLLGSLGSLLSLVGIIAAMFLLDVKLTFVTLASVPLMVLVAYYFGGKMRRAYRETRQKIAKISSVVEESVAGIETIRAFGREKAVEGEFSKVSRETIKAYLRVAVYMGLFWPLMNITSLLSVIIVIAYGGYLAYQGAVSVGVVVAFIQYAQRFRGPINDVIGLYDSLQSALAALERIYEVLDDENIEDYEGVHVERLNGEIEFEDVWFEYERGRPVLKGINLQIPPASKIAIVGRTGAGKTTIANLIMRFYDPTEGRVLYDGIDGRRISRKSLRRRIGYVPQEIYLFPGTIMENILMANPDASEEDVIRVCKELGVHEFIMRLPRGYETSAGEAGKLLSVGERQLISLARALLKDPDIVILDEALSSVDPKTERQVQDAMLKLMEGRTSIIIAHRLGITRFADKIVVVEDGRIIEEGSPEELLKKKGHFYKLYASQMGEA encoded by the coding sequence ATGGAGAGTAGCACCAAGTCCTCGCTCTCGCTCCTCAGGAGATTCATTGGCGAGGCCCTCTCCCACAGGCGGACGCTCGCGGTGGTCCTCTTCAGCATAATCGGCTCCGCCCTGGCAACACTTGCCCCGCCCTATCTCCTCAGTGTGGCGATAGACCGCTACATCCTCCCCGGCAACTACGGGCGCTTCTGGGTCATTGCGCTCCTCTATCTGCTTGCCCTCGTTGCGGGGTGGTTCTTCGCGACGCTCCAGACATTCTACATCGAAGTATTCGGCCAGAAAGTCCTCCGTGACCTCCGGGCGAGGCTCCATGAGAAAGTCCTCCGTTCGAGCCTCGACTTCTTCAAGGACAAGTCCACGGGCGACCTCGTGTCGAGGATAGTGAACGACACCGGAATCGTCAACGACGTCCTTGTTTCCGGCCTCCTCGGGAGCCTTGGAAGCCTTCTCAGCCTCGTCGGCATAATAGCCGCTATGTTCCTACTGGACGTCAAGCTTACCTTCGTTACCCTCGCAAGCGTCCCGCTGATGGTGCTCGTTGCCTACTACTTCGGCGGGAAGATGAGGAGGGCCTACAGGGAGACGAGGCAGAAGATAGCAAAGATATCGAGCGTTGTTGAGGAGAGCGTTGCGGGGATCGAGACGATAAGGGCCTTCGGCAGGGAGAAGGCCGTTGAGGGAGAGTTCTCAAAGGTCTCGCGCGAGACGATAAAAGCCTACCTCCGCGTTGCCGTTTACATGGGCCTCTTCTGGCCCCTCATGAACATCACGAGCCTCCTCTCCGTGATAATCGTCATAGCCTACGGCGGCTATCTGGCGTATCAGGGGGCCGTGAGCGTTGGTGTCGTGGTTGCGTTCATCCAGTACGCCCAGCGCTTCCGCGGGCCGATAAACGATGTCATAGGCCTCTACGACAGCCTTCAGTCCGCATTAGCGGCCCTAGAGAGGATATATGAGGTTCTTGATGATGAAAACATCGAGGACTACGAGGGGGTTCACGTCGAGAGGCTCAACGGTGAGATTGAGTTCGAGGACGTATGGTTTGAGTACGAGCGGGGAAGGCCCGTCCTCAAGGGGATAAACCTTCAAATCCCACCGGCATCAAAGATAGCAATAGTCGGGAGGACAGGGGCCGGAAAGACCACTATAGCCAACCTGATAATGCGTTTCTACGACCCCACGGAGGGGAGAGTTCTCTATGACGGCATAGACGGCCGGAGAATAAGTAGGAAGAGCCTTAGGAGAAGGATTGGCTACGTCCCACAGGAGATCTACCTCTTCCCAGGCACGATAATGGAGAACATCCTCATGGCGAACCCTGATGCAAGCGAGGAGGACGTCATCAGGGTCTGCAAGGAGCTTGGCGTCCATGAGTTCATAATGCGCCTGCCCAGGGGCTACGAGACCTCTGCTGGTGAAGCTGGAAAGCTCCTTTCAGTAGGCGAGAGGCAGCTGATTTCCCTGGCGAGGGCTCTGCTCAAAGACCCTGACATCGTGATCCTCGACGAGGCCCTTTCGAGCGTTGACCCGAAGACGGAGAGGCAGGTTCAGGACGCTATGCTCAAGCTCATGGAGGGCAGGACGAGCATAATAATCGCCCACAGGCTCGGAATCACGCGCTTCGCCGACAAAATTGTCGTCGTCGAGGACGGCAGGATAATCGAGGAGGGCTCACCAGAGGAGCTACTCAAAAAGAAGGGCCACTTCTACAAGTTATACGCATCTCAGATGGGGGAGGCGTGA
- a CDS encoding ABC transporter ATP-binding protein: MADSMGQLKRLLSYLREHKLHFIAGLIIVLLMSYTNGVIPVLIREAIDGGIVTGKYRVAVRYALLVLLVGILNGAFSFSGRYLLVKAAQHAVYHLRMDAFRAIQRHRMEFFDKTYSGQLISRITNDTERITRFLSFRVRMFVYSVFLIIVSLYYMARMNVALTGVALVTIAVVVALNTTYARKVRPIYDKIRHQTGVVASVSTGSIAGVKTIKALSVEEHIQEKFEKENEELYSLNVEATKITALYGNAPFLVMGIAMSAMLYYGGRAIMAGTLTVGELTAFLTYMLTMTWPLRALGFTIGDIQRSLAAASRLFEVIDSAPPDVDPPDAVELENPRGEIEFYNVYLTYHTGQTVLKGLNLKIRPGEKVLITGPPGSGKSTLLKLIARFYEPDKGQVLIDGVDVRKIKTSCLRKIVAYVPQEPFIFNRSLRENIALAKPDASMEEIERAAKIAKIHDFIASLPEGYDTVVGEKGVTLSGGQRQRIALARALLLEPKILLLDDPVSNLDAETEKRLIEDLRGILEGKTAVIVSQRLSMAKLADRVIVMKDGQIVEDGKPEELAKKGGLFSEMLGRGGWNGE, from the coding sequence ATGGCGGACTCAATGGGGCAGTTAAAGCGGTTGCTGAGTTATCTACGGGAACACAAACTCCACTTCATAGCAGGCCTAATCATAGTTCTCCTTATGTCATACACGAACGGGGTAATCCCCGTCCTAATAAGGGAGGCGATAGACGGGGGCATAGTAACCGGAAAATACCGCGTGGCAGTCCGCTACGCCCTCCTCGTCCTTCTGGTGGGGATTCTAAACGGGGCCTTCAGCTTCAGCGGTAGGTATCTGCTCGTCAAAGCGGCTCAGCACGCAGTTTACCACCTCAGAATGGACGCATTCAGGGCGATCCAGAGGCATAGAATGGAGTTCTTCGATAAGACTTACTCCGGTCAGCTCATAAGCAGGATAACAAACGACACCGAAAGGATAACGCGCTTTCTCTCCTTCCGCGTGAGGATGTTCGTCTATTCCGTCTTCCTCATCATCGTCTCGCTCTACTACATGGCCAGGATGAACGTTGCCCTCACGGGCGTGGCCCTCGTGACCATAGCGGTCGTTGTGGCCCTCAACACGACCTACGCGAGGAAGGTAAGGCCAATCTACGATAAAATAAGGCACCAGACGGGCGTTGTTGCGTCCGTCTCAACGGGCAGCATAGCCGGGGTAAAGACGATTAAAGCCCTCTCCGTGGAGGAGCACATCCAGGAGAAGTTCGAGAAAGAGAACGAAGAGCTCTACTCCCTCAACGTCGAGGCGACCAAAATCACGGCCCTATACGGCAACGCGCCCTTCCTCGTGATGGGAATCGCCATGAGCGCGATGCTCTACTACGGCGGGAGGGCGATAATGGCCGGGACGCTGACCGTTGGCGAGCTGACTGCCTTTCTCACCTACATGCTCACGATGACCTGGCCGCTTAGGGCGCTGGGCTTCACCATCGGCGACATCCAGAGGAGTTTAGCGGCCGCCTCTAGGCTCTTTGAGGTCATAGATTCTGCTCCTCCTGACGTTGACCCTCCCGATGCCGTGGAGCTTGAGAACCCGCGCGGAGAAATCGAGTTCTACAATGTTTATCTGACATACCACACCGGACAGACCGTGCTAAAGGGCCTGAACCTCAAAATAAGGCCCGGCGAGAAGGTTTTAATAACAGGGCCACCCGGCTCCGGAAAGAGCACCCTCCTCAAGCTGATAGCGCGCTTTTACGAGCCGGACAAAGGCCAGGTTCTGATCGACGGCGTTGACGTGAGGAAGATAAAAACTTCATGCCTCAGGAAAATCGTCGCCTACGTCCCGCAGGAGCCGTTCATCTTTAACCGGAGTTTGAGGGAGAACATAGCCCTGGCGAAGCCCGACGCGAGCATGGAAGAAATCGAGAGAGCTGCTAAGATAGCGAAAATCCACGACTTCATAGCATCCCTACCGGAGGGCTACGACACCGTTGTGGGGGAGAAAGGAGTGACCCTCTCCGGCGGGCAGAGACAGCGCATAGCCCTGGCGAGGGCCCTCCTCCTTGAGCCAAAGATACTGCTCCTCGACGACCCCGTATCAAACTTAGATGCGGAGACCGAAAAGAGGCTAATTGAAGACCTCAGAGGAATCCTTGAGGGCAAGACCGCGGTGATAGTATCCCAGAGGCTCTCGATGGCCAAACTGGCCGACAGGGTCATCGTTATGAAGGACGGTCAGATCGTGGAGGACGGCAAGCCTGAGGAGCTCGCAAAGAAGGGAGGACTCTTCAGCGAGATGCTCGGCAGGGGTGGTTGGAATGGAGAGTAG